A single region of the Cucumis melo cultivar AY chromosome 3, USDA_Cmelo_AY_1.0, whole genome shotgun sequence genome encodes:
- the LOC103485404 gene encoding uncharacterized protein LOC103485404 — translation MATVGHARPTSWFSQKIVDPLLQILQRGAEPKQLAFSAALGITLGLFPICGVTVFLCGFAIAFLGSLCHAPTVMLANFIATPIELSLVVPFLRFGEAISGGPRFPFTPDALKKVFTGEASHEVLLSIAHLLLGWLVAAPFILGIGYLLFLPCFKILVRKFSTVASSPKKSPHSHTDIRLKVRDV, via the exons ATGGCGACAGTAGGACATGCCCGTCCGACCAGTTGGTTTAGCCAGAAAATCGTCGATCCTCTCCTCCAAATCCTTCAAAG GGGCGCCGAGCCGAAACAACTGGCATTCTCTGCAGCTCTAGGCATAACATTGGGATTATTTCCTATATGCG GGGTCACTGTTTTTCTATGCGGGTTTGCAATTGCATTTCTTGGATCTCTTTGTCATGCTCCAACAGTGATGCTTGCTAACTTTATTGCTACTCCCATAGAATTGAG TTTGGTCGTGCCTTTTTTGCGCTTTGGTGAAGCCATTTCTGGGGGACCTCGTTTCCCATTTACACCTGATGCTTTGAAGAAAGTTTTTACTGGTGAAGCTTCGCATGAAGTACTTTTGAGTATTGCTCACTTG TTGTTGGGATGGCTTGTTGCTGCGCCCTTTATTCTGGGCATTGGATATTTGTTGTTTTTACCATGTTTCAAGATTTTGGTGCGCAAGTTCAGCACTGTTGCTTCAAGCCCAAAGAAGTCTCCTCATTCACACACAGACATCAGACTGAAGGTGAGAGATGTCTGA
- the LOC103485405 gene encoding phytolongin Phyl1.1-like produces the protein MDLSHGTIHYCSVSRGERMLYVYSNGDQEIENLADLCLKSAPPYHKWYFETLGKKTFGFLMKEGYVYFAIADEVIGNQPLLQFLEQLRDEFKRVAKKGSRGSFSSMNSTSLQEQLVPVICKLITSLENVSHNSKDWMAETPSSNNGLSPSPSNVNGQVDVLASTKAPLLGKSNKPEKKKGKDHVITMRGIEMEEHRKSTDRGLKIDSVSLESSNQGGSGSSIPVQKDSNPLRRSNSQSYPRRWWRHVRIALAVDAVVCLILFVIWLIVCNGVSCVR, from the coding sequence ATGGATCTGAGTCATGGCACAATTCATTATTGTTCTGTTTCAAGGGGGGAACGTATGCTCTATGTGTATAGTAATGGTGATCAGGAGATTGAGAATTTAGCTGATTTATGCTTGAAAAGTGCCCCTCCATATCACAAGTGGTATTTTGAAACATTGGGTAAAAAGACTTTTGGATTTTTGATGAAAGAAGGGTATGTTTATTTTGCAATTGCTGATGAAGTTATTGGTAATCAGCCTCTTCTCCAGTTTCTAGAGCAGTTGAGAGATGAATTCAAAAGGGTAGCAAAAAAGGGTTCACGAGGGAGTTTCTCAAGTATGAACTCCACTAGTTTGCAAGAACAGCTAGTGCCTGTAATTTGTAAGTTAATCACCTCATTGGAGAATGTCTCCCACAATAGTAAGGATTGGATGGCTGAAACCCCATCCTCCAACAATGGTCTGTCTCCATCTCCGAGCAACGTGAATGGGCAAGTGGACGTTTTGGCTTCCACGAAAGCCCCTTTGCTTGGGAAGTCAAACAAACCagagaagaaaaagggaaaggACCATGTGATAACAATGAGAGGAATTGAGATGGAGGAGCATAGAAAATCTACGGACAGAGGTTTGAAGATTGATTCAGTCTCTTTGGAATCCAGTAATCAGGGTGGATCAGGGTCTTCAATTCCAGTGCAGAAAGACAGCAATCCATTGAGGAGATCGAACTCTCAAAGCTACCCAAGAAGGTGGTGGCGTCATGTGAGGATCGCACTTGCTGTTGATGCTGTTGTATGTCTGATATTGTTTGTTATCTGGTTGATTGTCTGCAATGGAGTTTCTTGTGTCCGCTGA
- the LOC103485408 gene encoding transcription initiation factor IIA subunit 2-like, which produces MATFELYRRSTIGMCLTETLDEMVQNGTLSPELAIQVLVQFDKSMTEALESQVKSKVIIKGHLHTYRFCDNVWTFILQDASFKNEDSNEVVGRIKIVACDSKLLSQ; this is translated from the exons ATGGCAACGTTCGAACTCTACCGCAGATCAACAATCGGAATGTGTTTGACTGAAACTTTGGATGAAATGGTCCAGAATGGTACTCTTAGTCCTGAGCTTGCTATTCAGGTTCTTGTTCAGTTCGATAAG TCCATGACTGAGGCTTTGGAATCACAGGTGAAAAGCAAGGTGATTATCAAG GGGCATTTACACACCTATCGGTTCTGCGACAATGTTTGGACATTCATTTTACAGGATGCCTCGTTTAAAAATGAGGATTCCAATGAGGTTGTTGGAAGAATCAAAATAGTAGCATGTGACTCAAAGTTACTCTCACAATAA